From the genome of Desulfobulbaceae bacterium, one region includes:
- the yidC gene encoding membrane protein insertase YidC, with product METKRAFTAVILSLMILLGYQYFFMPSPQLQDPPPGAEQTTVVAPGSAPVVAEEAAQVAAPVGIAAVPESQFAQVALTGKDIPIETELYSAVISENGAVIKSFKLKQYKEKPGKDAQLKELVFADTPGTVFAWGNGIPSQPQLFTASKDHVTTSSGGSASLIMTASPMPGLTVTRNMVFNDASYQIALEISVKNESGQALQGAPFLSSINKPFSDAAKSQGVFVGPAVFLDGVLQEVNAGDLKDDGPKTVSGQLAWSAYEDSYFLSAIIPQQTGKTTVLLSSGDNEKVVSTISGEQEIIPMGGEKTYKYTIFIGPKKLPIL from the coding sequence CCTCAACTTCAGGATCCTCCGCCGGGCGCAGAGCAGACCACGGTCGTTGCTCCTGGGTCAGCTCCTGTGGTTGCAGAAGAAGCCGCTCAGGTTGCAGCGCCTGTAGGGATCGCTGCTGTTCCTGAATCACAGTTTGCTCAAGTCGCACTCACGGGCAAGGACATCCCGATTGAGACCGAACTGTATAGCGCGGTAATTTCTGAAAATGGCGCTGTGATCAAAAGTTTTAAGCTTAAACAATACAAAGAGAAGCCGGGGAAGGACGCTCAACTCAAGGAACTGGTGTTTGCTGATACTCCAGGGACTGTCTTTGCCTGGGGGAATGGTATCCCGTCTCAGCCTCAACTGTTCACTGCGAGTAAAGATCACGTGACAACGTCATCGGGAGGCTCGGCCAGTCTGATCATGACTGCTTCTCCTATGCCTGGGCTTACTGTTACCCGGAATATGGTTTTTAATGATGCCTCCTATCAGATTGCACTTGAGATATCAGTGAAGAACGAGAGCGGCCAGGCACTGCAAGGCGCTCCGTTTCTGTCCAGTATCAACAAACCTTTTTCTGATGCGGCAAAGTCGCAAGGTGTTTTTGTCGGACCCGCCGTCTTCCTTGATGGTGTGCTCCAAGAGGTGAATGCAGGAGATTTGAAAGACGATGGTCCTAAGACGGTGAGCGGACAGCTGGCATGGTCCGCCTATGAGGATAGTTATTTTCTCTCTGCCATTATTCCTCAGCAAACCGGTAAGACCACGGTTCTGCTTTCATCTGGTGACAATGAAAAGGTAGTTTCAACAATCAGTGGTGAGCAGGAAATCATCCCTATGGGTGGGGAAAAAACGTATAAGTATACGATTTTTATCGGCCCCAAAAAACTACCTATCCTTA